In one window of uncultured Acetobacteroides sp. DNA:
- a CDS encoding ABC transporter ATP-binding protein: MRDLLKTNDLNIGYQLRGEQKVVHQKMNLSLAKGELTSLLGVNGVGKSTLLRTLAGFQPKLSGGILLDGRSIDSFSQHERAKMVSVVLTDQVAMGDLFVYEVIALGRHPYLGFFGRLTSSDHAIIEEVVRSVGIEELTHRRISSLSDGERQKVMIAKALAQQTPIIILDEPTAFLDLPSRIEITMLLRKLTDKMEKAILLSTHDLDLALDLSDKLWLMGKEREVACGAPEDLVLSGMFNSYFERDSIIFDRSIGRFRLNEKHEKIISLDADAGSHFWIEKALHRNGIAVAKKDAATDSRLWVDRNATRPYKLASVGCKEMEFETINELLVELKN; encoded by the coding sequence ATGAGAGACCTACTTAAAACGAACGATCTTAATATAGGCTACCAACTACGTGGAGAGCAAAAGGTGGTGCACCAGAAGATGAACCTTAGCTTGGCAAAAGGCGAGCTAACATCGCTGCTTGGTGTTAATGGGGTTGGGAAATCAACTCTTCTGAGAACTTTAGCGGGCTTTCAGCCTAAGCTATCGGGAGGGATATTGCTTGATGGAAGGTCTATTGACAGCTTCTCGCAGCACGAGAGGGCTAAGATGGTAAGCGTGGTGCTAACAGATCAGGTGGCGATGGGCGATCTGTTCGTTTACGAGGTTATTGCCCTAGGTCGTCATCCTTACTTGGGTTTCTTTGGAAGGCTTACTTCGTCAGACCATGCAATTATCGAGGAGGTTGTTCGTAGTGTCGGAATAGAGGAGTTAACCCACCGGCGCATCAGCTCGCTGAGCGATGGCGAGCGGCAAAAGGTGATGATTGCAAAGGCTCTTGCACAACAAACGCCTATAATCATCCTAGATGAACCAACGGCTTTCCTCGATCTTCCAAGCCGTATAGAGATTACCATGCTGCTGCGCAAGCTCACCGATAAAATGGAGAAGGCGATACTTCTCTCAACCCACGATTTGGACCTAGCGCTCGATCTTTCCGATAAGCTTTGGCTAATGGGTAAGGAGCGAGAGGTTGCCTGTGGAGCTCCAGAAGACTTGGTACTTTCGGGAATGTTCAACTCCTACTTCGAGCGCGATAGCATCATCTTCGATAGAAGCATCGGACGCTTTCGCCTAAATGAGAAGCACGAGAAGATAATATCACTTGATGCCGATGCCGGAAGCCACTTCTGGATCGAAAAAGCACTTCATCGTAACGGAATTGCCGTAGCAAAGAAAGATGCTGCAACCGATAGTCGTCTTTGGGTAGATAGAAATGCCACGAGACCGTACAAACTGGCTTCGGTTGGCTGTAAGGAAATGGAATTTGAAACAATAAATGAGTTACTAGTAGAACTGAAAAATTGA
- a CDS encoding iron ABC transporter permease: MRRPAINTTVVVACVVLIAILFVANLAYGSIHIPIDAVTRILLGGEGERTSWTNIVLVTRLPQAITALFAGAALAVSGLMLQTMFQNPLAGPSLLGISAGANLGVAIVMLFLGGTMGQYGSLGIGGHLLIIVSAFVGASAILGLILVLSNYIKSNLVLLIAGIMIGYIASAAISILNFYASHENAHAFVMWGMGDFSSVSLKQIPFFVAAVSVGLLIALLLIKSLNALLLGQRYAENLGVALSKTRLFILLSAGLLIAVTTAFCGPVAFLGLAVPHIARMLLGSVDHRSLLPFTLILGALLALLCNLLTTLPSSGAILPINAITSMLGGPVMLYVILNRSKSQGLN, encoded by the coding sequence ATGAGAAGACCTGCCATAAATACGACGGTTGTGGTTGCCTGCGTGGTGCTGATTGCCATTCTCTTTGTGGCAAACCTTGCCTACGGCTCTATCCATATCCCAATTGATGCTGTAACCCGAATTCTTCTAGGAGGAGAGGGCGAGCGCACTTCGTGGACCAACATAGTGCTGGTTACGCGCTTACCGCAAGCCATTACAGCGCTTTTTGCAGGTGCGGCTCTTGCCGTTAGCGGGCTAATGCTGCAAACCATGTTTCAGAATCCGCTTGCAGGACCATCACTTTTGGGGATTAGCGCAGGGGCTAACCTTGGTGTGGCTATCGTTATGCTCTTTTTGGGTGGAACCATGGGGCAGTACGGTTCGCTGGGGATTGGTGGGCACCTGTTGATCATCGTTTCGGCATTTGTTGGTGCATCGGCTATTCTTGGATTGATACTAGTGCTATCAAATTACATAAAAAGCAACTTGGTATTGCTTATTGCAGGCATCATGATTGGCTATATCGCCTCGGCGGCAATATCAATACTGAATTTTTACGCCTCGCACGAGAATGCACACGCCTTTGTGATGTGGGGCATGGGCGATTTCTCCAGCGTATCGCTTAAGCAGATCCCTTTCTTTGTGGCTGCTGTAAGCGTTGGGCTACTCATTGCGCTTTTACTTATCAAATCGCTAAATGCGCTGTTGTTGGGACAACGATATGCCGAGAATCTGGGAGTAGCACTCTCAAAGACTCGCCTGTTTATTCTTCTTAGTGCCGGATTGCTGATTGCTGTAACCACCGCATTCTGTGGACCGGTTGCCTTTCTAGGCTTAGCGGTTCCCCATATTGCTCGGATGCTGCTCGGTTCTGTTGATCATCGTTCGTTGCTGCCATTTACGCTGATACTTGGAGCGCTTCTGGCTCTTCTATGCAACCTGCTAACCACGCTGCCTTCTTCGGGTGCAATACTTCCTATAAATGCGATAACGTCAATGCTTGGAGGTCCTGTGATGCTTTACGTAATCCTTAACAGGAGCAAGAGTCAAGGTTTGAACTAA
- a CDS encoding ABC transporter substrate-binding protein yields the protein MNRNLVAFFLLVVSLVGVSCSSGGSKKAGMKDGKNVVLQDAKGFTITEFDGYKVIEVVNPWKDSVLLHRYILVDRDASMPDNLPEGDVVRVPVSKTSCLYSVFVGSLDMLGEVSTITSVAEERYIDNEAVKQGIASGKIKLLGEASAVNVEGLIDSNPDIVLVSPFKGMGYGKMEKAGIPIVEVASYMESSPLARAEWIKFFAAFYGKEKLADSIYSAIRARYDKIREVAKDVKVKPTIFADKKMGQVWNMPGGDSYMACFFKDAGARYLWDDVKQSEAIPLSFEAVYQRAENADYWLVKYNKPQDMTYDDLGKEYDGYKMFKAYKNHRVIHCNTNRISYYEKGIMEPDVILADLVKILHPELLPEHKQVYLQVMK from the coding sequence ATGAATAGGAATCTAGTAGCATTCTTTCTTCTGGTTGTAAGCCTTGTTGGGGTTTCATGCAGTAGCGGTGGAAGCAAAAAGGCTGGAATGAAGGATGGTAAGAATGTAGTATTGCAGGATGCAAAAGGGTTTACCATTACTGAGTTTGATGGGTATAAGGTTATCGAGGTGGTAAATCCTTGGAAGGATTCGGTGCTGCTGCATCGCTACATTTTAGTAGATAGAGATGCTTCCATGCCCGACAATCTGCCTGAAGGCGATGTTGTTCGTGTTCCTGTATCAAAAACATCATGCCTTTACTCGGTATTTGTTGGCTCGCTAGATATGCTCGGCGAGGTATCGACCATAACCAGCGTTGCCGAGGAGCGCTATATCGACAACGAAGCGGTAAAGCAAGGAATTGCCAGCGGAAAGATTAAGCTGCTTGGCGAGGCATCGGCGGTAAATGTGGAGGGGCTTATCGACTCTAATCCTGACATTGTTTTAGTATCGCCCTTTAAGGGCATGGGTTACGGAAAGATGGAGAAGGCTGGTATTCCTATTGTCGAGGTTGCCTCGTACATGGAGAGTAGCCCGCTGGCACGTGCCGAGTGGATTAAATTTTTTGCGGCATTCTATGGAAAAGAGAAGTTGGCTGATTCAATATACTCTGCAATAAGGGCTCGATACGATAAGATCCGTGAGGTTGCCAAAGATGTAAAGGTTAAGCCTACCATTTTTGCCGATAAGAAGATGGGGCAGGTGTGGAATATGCCGGGGGGTGACAGCTACATGGCTTGCTTCTTTAAGGATGCCGGAGCTCGCTACCTTTGGGATGATGTAAAGCAGAGCGAGGCAATTCCGCTTTCCTTCGAAGCCGTTTACCAGCGTGCCGAAAATGCCGACTACTGGCTGGTAAAGTACAACAAGCCTCAGGATATGACCTACGACGATCTTGGTAAGGAGTACGATGGTTACAAGATGTTTAAGGCTTACAAGAATCACAGGGTTATTCATTGCAATACCAATCGAATTTCGTACTACGAGAAGGGGATTATGGAGCCTGATGTTATTCTTGCAGACTTGGTAAAGATTCTTCATCCGGAGCTTCTACCCGAGCATAAGCAGGTTTACTTACAGGTTATGAAGTAA
- a CDS encoding AAA family ATPase, producing MNGHFVISGGPGTGKSTLIAALREAGMPCFDEVSRQIIVESNQNGTDLLPWSNLEAFAAECHRRMKAQLLEKEVEGLCFYDRGIPDIIAYLRNGGKPVPQYLYNDGKRYAKLVLVAPPWKEIFVNDSERPQSFEECQRLHNLLLEAYTELGYRVVMLPKVSVEQRVDFVISEVCEFRV from the coding sequence ATGAACGGACATTTTGTGATAAGCGGAGGTCCGGGAACGGGCAAATCGACGCTGATTGCAGCGCTACGCGAGGCGGGAATGCCCTGCTTTGACGAGGTTTCGCGCCAAATAATTGTAGAATCGAACCAAAACGGAACCGACCTGCTGCCATGGAGCAACCTAGAGGCTTTTGCCGCCGAGTGTCACCGTCGGATGAAAGCCCAGCTACTCGAAAAGGAGGTGGAGGGGCTCTGCTTTTACGACAGAGGTATTCCGGACATCATCGCCTACCTGCGTAATGGTGGTAAACCTGTTCCTCAATATCTATATAATGATGGAAAACGCTACGCCAAGCTGGTGCTTGTGGCTCCACCTTGGAAGGAGATATTTGTAAACGACAGCGAGCGACCTCAATCCTTTGAGGAATGCCAGAGGCTTCATAACCTCCTGCTGGAGGCGTATACAGAGTTGGGTTATCGGGTAGTGATGCTGCCAAAGGTGTCGGTAGAGCAACGCGTAGACTTTGTAATTAGCGAGGTGTGCGAATTCCGTGTATAG
- the cbiB gene encoding adenosylcobinamide-phosphate synthase CbiB codes for METVNAAVVGLVLGYILDLLLGDPAWFPHPIILFGRMITRCEKLLRRGGFLIVKGAFGVFLLVGITFALFFGLMHWATMLPFGAQVAIMALFVFYGLANHTLIWEVRNVFRELEKNIDSGRAAVGRIVGRDTAALTDAQIRKAALETLSENLSDGVVAPLFYYALLGIPGMMTYKMVNTLDSMWGYKSDRFIFFGRAAARLDDVANFIPARLTALLMTIVSFSGRSFSYVVRFGSKHTSPNSGYPEAALAGILNCQFGGGSFYGGVFHRKPAIGYSDRVLTLVDMQRATRVNHAVTLVAIIIISITLTLLP; via the coding sequence ATGGAAACCGTAAACGCTGCTGTAGTAGGGCTAGTTCTGGGGTACATCCTCGATTTGCTGCTTGGCGATCCAGCTTGGTTTCCGCATCCCATCATTTTATTTGGTAGGATGATTACCCGTTGCGAGAAGCTGCTGCGTCGTGGAGGATTTCTTATCGTAAAGGGTGCTTTCGGAGTATTCCTGCTAGTGGGCATCACCTTTGCGCTGTTCTTCGGATTGATGCATTGGGCAACGATGCTTCCGTTTGGCGCACAGGTAGCCATAATGGCTCTTTTCGTCTTTTACGGATTAGCGAATCACACGCTTATCTGGGAGGTGCGAAATGTTTTTAGGGAGTTAGAGAAAAATATTGATAGCGGCAGAGCAGCCGTTGGGCGTATTGTTGGTAGAGATACTGCTGCGCTCACCGATGCGCAGATCCGTAAGGCTGCATTGGAGACTTTGTCCGAAAACCTGAGCGATGGTGTGGTTGCTCCGCTCTTCTACTATGCGCTGCTTGGTATTCCGGGGATGATGACCTACAAGATGGTTAATACGCTCGACTCCATGTGGGGCTACAAGAGCGATCGATTCATCTTTTTCGGTCGTGCCGCAGCTCGTTTGGATGACGTTGCCAACTTTATACCGGCCCGCTTAACTGCACTCTTAATGACAATAGTTTCGTTCAGCGGGCGCTCGTTTTCGTACGTAGTAAGGTTCGGTTCTAAGCACACCAGTCCCAACTCGGGCTACCCTGAGGCGGCGCTGGCAGGTATTCTTAACTGCCAATTTGGTGGGGGAAGCTTTTACGGAGGTGTATTTCACCGCAAGCCTGCAATTGGCTATTCCGACAGAGTGCTAACCTTGGTAGACATGCAGCGGGCAACTCGTGTAAACCATGCCGTAACATTGGTTGCGATCATAATAATATCAATTACCCTCACGCTGCTGCCATGA
- a CDS encoding aminotransferase class I/II-fold pyridoxal phosphate-dependent enzyme: MLFGHGDDVQACGVPIVGNFSSNVWYDGYVADLQGVVSEALTGITSYPEPDARSLRTLLAEVNGVGLSNVLVSNGAIEAIYLIAQAWSKSRSLVVVPTFSEYEDACRIHNHELLFLNEEDFVGAIPDVADLVWICNPNNPTGRVWGRSQLLQLLEANPDKLFVVDQSYATFCTEELLHPTDVFDYSNLIIIGSLTKCYAIPGIRVGYVISADENVAQLLQVRIPWSVNTIAVAVAKHFIINGDRYQLPLERWFTQKQQLCEQLASIEAIEVLPSQTPFFLLRLKDGNAAQLKHYLIKEHGLLIRNASNFRGLNASYVRISPQDDATNHKLVNALKQWKP, translated from the coding sequence ATGCTTTTTGGTCACGGAGATGATGTACAGGCTTGTGGAGTTCCTATTGTAGGGAACTTTAGCTCCAACGTTTGGTACGATGGGTACGTTGCCGACTTGCAGGGTGTGGTATCGGAGGCATTAACCGGTATTACCAGCTATCCAGAGCCTGATGCGCGCAGCTTGCGTACGCTTTTGGCTGAGGTTAACGGCGTAGGATTATCGAACGTGCTGGTGAGCAACGGAGCCATAGAGGCTATCTACCTGATAGCGCAGGCTTGGAGCAAGAGCCGATCGTTGGTGGTTGTTCCAACCTTCAGCGAGTACGAGGATGCCTGCAGGATTCACAATCACGAGCTGCTATTCCTAAACGAGGAAGACTTTGTTGGAGCCATCCCCGATGTTGCCGATTTGGTTTGGATATGCAATCCAAATAATCCAACCGGGAGAGTATGGGGTAGGAGCCAGCTGCTGCAGCTGCTCGAAGCTAATCCCGATAAACTTTTTGTGGTGGACCAGTCGTATGCCACGTTTTGCACAGAAGAACTTCTTCATCCTACGGATGTTTTCGACTATAGCAACCTGATAATTATAGGTTCGCTTACCAAGTGCTACGCCATTCCAGGTATTAGGGTGGGTTATGTGATATCTGCTGACGAAAATGTGGCGCAGCTGCTTCAGGTACGCATCCCGTGGTCGGTTAACACCATTGCGGTTGCCGTAGCCAAGCATTTTATCATAAATGGAGATAGGTATCAGCTGCCACTGGAGCGATGGTTTACCCAAAAGCAGCAGCTATGCGAGCAGCTGGCTTCAATTGAAGCGATAGAGGTGCTACCCTCGCAAACCCCGTTCTTCCTTTTAAGGCTAAAGGATGGGAATGCTGCCCAGCTAAAGCATTACCTGATTAAGGAGCATGGGCTACTCATCCGCAACGCCTCCAACTTCCGTGGGCTAAACGCCTCTTACGTTCGTATCTCTCCACAGGACGATGCCACCAACCATAAACTTGTAAACGCGCTGAAGCAATGGAAACCGTAA
- a CDS encoding cobyric acid synthase — MSKHSLRPIMFAGTGSDVGKSVIAAAFCRIFLQDGFQPAPFKAQNMALNSYATPDGLEIGRAQAVQAEAAGLPCSTDMNPLLLKPTSDRMCQVILNGRVVGNKSAADYFNGADREQLRAEVNSAFDRLKNSYNPIVMEGAGSIAEVNLRSRDLVNMSMAQHASAVVVLVADIDRGGVIASVYGTMILLTEEERRLVKGIIINKFRGDISLFTDGVKIIEDLCKVPVLGVVPYFKDIHIEAEDSVMLDLKNRTAVDGKVNVVVVLLRHMSNFTDFDVLERDERVHLFYSNNVDEISKADIIIIPGTKSTIADLYELRKNGAATAIVKAYRDGKTVMGICGGYQMLGMEVCDPQHVEGPIDALPGLGLLPVRTTMLGEKITRQVQFNFLDNPATCEGYEIHMGETELLSGNASALNALSGGNADGVHVDNRCFGTYIHGILDNAVVIDHLLAPFQSKLITRTFNYKEFKEEQYNLLADHIRRHVDMKKVYEILENRY; from the coding sequence ATGAGTAAGCACTCCCTTCGTCCGATAATGTTTGCAGGCACCGGCAGCGATGTTGGTAAAAGCGTTATTGCTGCAGCATTCTGCCGCATATTCCTGCAGGATGGCTTCCAACCAGCCCCCTTTAAGGCGCAGAACATGGCGCTCAACTCGTATGCCACTCCCGATGGGCTAGAGATTGGTCGTGCGCAGGCCGTTCAGGCAGAGGCGGCAGGCTTACCTTGCTCTACCGACATGAATCCCCTTTTGCTAAAGCCCACCTCCGACCGCATGTGCCAAGTAATACTCAACGGCAGGGTAGTGGGCAACAAGAGCGCTGCCGACTACTTCAACGGAGCCGACCGCGAGCAGCTGCGCGCAGAGGTAAACTCTGCCTTCGATCGCCTAAAAAACTCCTATAATCCCATTGTTATGGAAGGTGCCGGCAGCATTGCCGAGGTAAATCTTCGTTCGCGCGATCTGGTTAACATGTCCATGGCGCAGCATGCCAGCGCCGTTGTAGTTCTTGTTGCCGATATCGACCGTGGCGGTGTAATAGCATCGGTTTACGGCACGATGATACTGCTCACCGAAGAGGAGCGCAGGCTGGTAAAGGGCATCATCATTAATAAGTTTAGGGGCGATATTTCGCTATTTACCGATGGCGTTAAGATCATTGAGGACCTTTGCAAGGTGCCGGTGCTTGGCGTTGTGCCCTACTTTAAGGATATCCATATCGAGGCTGAAGATTCGGTGATGCTCGACCTAAAGAACCGCACCGCCGTAGATGGCAAAGTGAATGTTGTTGTGGTGCTGCTGCGCCACATGTCCAACTTCACCGATTTCGACGTGCTGGAGCGCGACGAGCGCGTGCATCTTTTCTACTCCAACAACGTCGATGAGATTTCGAAGGCGGATATCATCATCATCCCCGGAACAAAATCTACCATTGCCGATCTGTACGAGCTGCGCAAAAATGGTGCTGCTACGGCTATAGTTAAGGCATATAGGGATGGCAAAACGGTGATGGGCATCTGCGGTGGGTACCAAATGCTGGGCATGGAGGTGTGCGATCCGCAGCATGTGGAGGGTCCGATTGACGCCCTGCCCGGATTGGGCTTGTTACCTGTGCGAACCACCATGCTGGGCGAGAAAATTACCCGTCAGGTACAGTTTAATTTTCTGGATAATCCTGCAACCTGCGAGGGGTACGAGATACACATGGGCGAAACGGAGCTGCTCTCGGGCAATGCATCGGCGCTAAATGCGCTTAGCGGCGGCAATGCCGATGGCGTTCATGTAGATAACCGCTGCTTTGGGACGTACATCCACGGCATTCTCGACAATGCCGTTGTGATAGATCATCTACTAGCCCCTTTCCAATCGAAACTCATAACAAGAACCTTCAACTACAAGGAGTTTAAGGAGGAGCAGTACAACCTGCTTGCCGACCATATCAGAAGACATGTTGATATGAAGAAGGTTTATGAGATACTAGAAAATAGATATTAG
- a CDS encoding HAD family phosphatase, with protein MDFSAAKPVNTKAIRNIIFDFGGVIINIDYHLTAKAFEGLGVTNFKNLFSQASQSNLFDNLEIGAISPSEFRNELRRIINLDITDEQLDNAWNAMLLDYPKHRLAFLSMIKDRYRTFLLSNTNQIHMDCYYASLLKEHGINGLDSLFEKLYFSHEVGLRKPDPAIYQLVLDQNKLKAEETLFIDDSAQNLSTPNSLGIQVYHLTNGEDVVDFAQKYLSC; from the coding sequence ATGGATTTTTCAGCAGCAAAGCCTGTAAATACTAAGGCTATCAGGAATATCATCTTCGATTTTGGCGGTGTAATCATCAATATCGACTACCACTTAACCGCAAAGGCATTTGAAGGGTTGGGAGTTACGAATTTCAAGAATCTCTTCAGCCAAGCGTCCCAATCGAACCTCTTCGATAACCTCGAAATCGGTGCTATATCCCCTTCCGAGTTCAGAAATGAGCTTCGCCGCATCATCAATCTCGATATTACCGACGAACAGCTAGACAACGCCTGGAATGCCATGCTACTCGACTACCCCAAGCACCGGCTCGCCTTCCTGTCAATGATAAAGGATCGCTACCGAACGTTCCTGCTAAGCAACACCAACCAGATACACATGGATTGCTACTACGCCTCGCTCCTCAAGGAGCATGGCATCAACGGACTCGATAGCCTCTTCGAGAAGCTTTACTTCTCGCACGAGGTAGGCCTGCGTAAGCCCGATCCGGCAATCTACCAGCTGGTGCTCGACCAAAACAAGCTAAAAGCCGAGGAAACGCTTTTTATTGACGATAGCGCTCAGAACCTTTCTACACCCAATTCGCTCGGCATACAGGTGTACCACCTCACTAATGGCGAAGACGTGGTAGACTTTGCCCAAAAGTATTTGAGCTGTTAG
- a CDS encoding DUF4114 domain-containing protein, which yields MIRREFVVVLAVLGIAATSCKNDTEYVEPPIPKTISNFVVTNNAQELSSRIQRANTLIPIEDASTSTLKSAIKLPSVDISKNYAFTLCAEVPSPLVDGMQIQATHVSINYPYAIVSYNTQGSDYRGGIEVFNVSNTSHPTIVSQALFPNADINAVDYYNGKIYLVGAAEPAPLKLTSAAFLEVLNTNGSGQIVSADTIISIGSYAGTDIRVTAENICVSSGSGTDGNGGVKVFDHKYKLLYEKPMDHARSIQVKDGKLFAMQSEPARITSFEASGLSLVNTFSLQGATTPNSKSEIDVNEKYIYAALNEGGLRVINKNSGVLKQHIPRPATIPGGKDENFVTNSVSVYGDLVLTANGQAGISVGGIIPSKQDSIQTIGRFSFKDGESSNYVEQKDSIIFVATGIGGLKIIHMSIDDGLPENPIDTKPCPSLATEIYKIFPRGENNIEARPSFFASNAPQNVLVTKSTKVYVTFIDENSGYKNSFGYYAYPADNPPKSVSELKKYIVFPNVSKVKLGGTLKPGCTVQLGKSEFPPNTVIGFFITTKSWLGGCITDGLYTLYTNNEFNPFYFRQHTLFVEKGCSDLVLTFEEVLQHISNKDYNDIIMVISDDTNPATANSRIKMDGYPEWPL from the coding sequence ATGATTAGAAGGGAGTTTGTAGTAGTCCTTGCGGTACTAGGTATAGCAGCTACGTCTTGCAAAAATGACACCGAATACGTCGAACCGCCTATTCCGAAAACCATCAGCAACTTTGTAGTTACCAATAATGCTCAAGAATTAAGCTCTCGGATTCAAAGAGCCAACACGCTTATTCCAATTGAAGATGCCTCCACAAGCACGCTAAAAAGCGCCATAAAACTACCTTCTGTTGATATTTCGAAGAACTACGCCTTTACGCTCTGTGCTGAGGTTCCTTCCCCCCTTGTTGACGGAATGCAGATCCAAGCAACACACGTAAGCATTAACTACCCCTACGCCATTGTCTCGTACAACACCCAAGGAAGCGACTACCGAGGGGGCATAGAGGTATTCAACGTTAGCAATACTAGCCATCCAACCATTGTATCACAAGCGCTCTTCCCCAATGCGGATATCAATGCCGTAGACTACTACAATGGCAAGATCTACCTTGTTGGAGCAGCCGAACCAGCACCGCTAAAGCTGACAAGTGCAGCCTTCCTAGAGGTACTCAACACCAATGGATCGGGACAAATCGTTAGCGCAGATACGATCATCAGCATTGGGTCGTATGCGGGAACCGATATTCGTGTTACCGCAGAAAACATCTGTGTTTCATCGGGCAGCGGAACCGATGGAAATGGTGGCGTGAAGGTGTTCGACCACAAGTACAAGCTGCTTTACGAAAAACCGATGGACCATGCCCGATCTATTCAGGTAAAAGATGGAAAACTATTCGCGATGCAGTCGGAACCTGCTCGAATCACTTCATTCGAGGCAAGCGGGCTATCTTTGGTGAATACGTTCAGCCTGCAGGGCGCTACAACCCCAAACTCAAAGTCAGAGATCGATGTTAACGAGAAGTACATTTACGCCGCGCTAAACGAAGGAGGCCTCCGGGTGATCAACAAAAACAGCGGCGTACTGAAGCAGCATATACCAAGACCAGCCACCATACCTGGAGGTAAGGATGAAAACTTTGTAACCAATAGCGTATCGGTTTATGGAGACCTCGTGCTTACTGCAAATGGGCAGGCTGGCATATCAGTCGGCGGCATTATTCCTTCAAAGCAGGACAGCATACAAACAATCGGCAGATTCTCCTTCAAGGATGGGGAGTCGTCAAACTACGTAGAACAAAAAGATAGCATCATCTTTGTAGCAACCGGAATAGGAGGCCTTAAAATTATCCACATGTCCATTGACGACGGGCTTCCCGAAAATCCTATTGACACGAAACCTTGCCCATCGCTAGCTACGGAAATATACAAGATCTTTCCAAGAGGAGAGAACAACATTGAAGCAAGACCTTCCTTCTTTGCCTCAAACGCACCTCAAAATGTGCTAGTAACCAAAAGCACCAAGGTGTATGTAACCTTTATTGATGAAAACTCCGGTTACAAGAATTCGTTTGGGTACTACGCCTATCCAGCAGATAACCCTCCAAAATCCGTCAGTGAACTAAAGAAATACATTGTATTCCCCAACGTATCGAAAGTGAAACTAGGTGGTACCCTAAAACCTGGTTGCACCGTACAATTAGGAAAGTCTGAATTCCCACCCAATACGGTAATCGGATTCTTCATCACCACCAAAAGCTGGCTGGGTGGCTGTATTACCGATGGACTCTACACGCTTTACACCAATAACGAGTTCAACCCATTCTACTTTAGGCAGCATACGCTATTTGTCGAAAAAGGGTGCTCCGATCTGGTGCTAACCTTCGAAGAAGTTCTTCAGCACATCTCCAACAAAGATTACAACGACATCATAATGGTGATTTCTGATGACACCAATCCGGCTACAGCAAACTCCCGAATAAAAATGGACGGATACCCCGAATGGCCGCTATAA